The stretch of DNA AAGATTGCGAACCGGATGCGAGAGCGTCAGTGGTTGAAGGGTTGGATGGCAACATAGAGATAGCTTTCACGTTTGTCAGAGTTTCCCGCGCGGTGAGTTCCATGCAAACCTACCTCCCAAAGAATTGCGAGGTCGGGAAAAATTCGATCGCAACTGACCAAAATGGCAAAACATCACTACGTCTCTACTGATTTCGCCCCCCAAAAGCGTCCGAATGTATCGAATGAAGGGACTGCAGCAGCTAGAAAAGCCAGTTGCTAGGAAAGCGGGTAGCTACCGAAGTTGATCGATCGGCTGCCCGAGACGCTGAGTATCGCGAGCGATACGTTCTTGTTCAGCTCGAAACCCGTCCATCCAACCGTTCGCGTGAGCCGCTTCGGGGTCAATGGTCATCGCCATGCTAAGCGCCAGGTTCGCTTCATGCAGGTTGCCTTGCTGCATCTCTAGCGTTGCCAATTCCAAATGCGAGTAAGGGTCCTGGGGGTCTTTCTTTGTGGCACGGACAAGGCATCGCCGAGCCTCTTCGGGACGTTCCAATTGTCGCATCGCGATCCCTTGCAAAACGTCAGCGCGAGCGGGCGTCTTTTCAACCCCGACGTTGTCTTGCAAACGGTCCAGCGTGGCCAACAAGCGGTCGAACCTTTGTTGGCTTCCGTATATTTCGGCAGCTTGCAATTGGACCTGGGGAAAATCCGGCTGGAGTGCGAGCGCGCGATGATAGGCCGCCAGCGCTTCGGCTTCATTGCCAGCCGCCCGTAAACAATCACCTCGAAGTCGCCATGCATCTGCGGAATTGCGAGTTGCCCTTAGCGCGATTTGGCTTTGCTGGTCGGCATCCGACATACGGCCGAGGTTCAAATACATTTCACCGAGCCGACCGACAAACTTAGGATCGCCGGCGCTAAGCCGAACGGCTTGTTCCATTTGGTTGACAGCCAGTTCCTTCTCGCCACGATTCCAATAGGCTTCGGCAAGTCCCCAGTGGGCTCGGTCATCCGTTTTGGAAACATCCAAAGCGTCCGAGAACAGTGTTTCGGCGATGTCCCACTTGCCATCGTGCATCGCCTGAAACCCTTGGCCGGAAAGCCTTCGAGCGGCAATGGATTGTCGACTTTCGCCAAACCGACGAATCGCTCGACAACCGCAGCTGCTTAGCGCAATCAACGATACCAAGAGAAGGACGGCGCGCAACGACGAGACTTTCATTGAAAAGGAATCCTAGGAACGCCAGGATTAGCAGAAAACGGGGTGCCACGACAAGTTGAAGTCGGGCGGCAGGGAGCTGGCCAGACCGAAACCGGCCGATTTCCGACAGCTAAGCCTTCCTACCGAGTTGCGGGTCGCCTCACCTCGACGGTTCCGGTGGCAATCAATACCCTGGTCTGTCTTCGACACGATTGTTCGACAGACGATGAGCGTGAAAAATTCCTTTCCTCGCGAACGCTCGTGGTGGCTGAACTCCCTGTTCAAGACGACTCGGGGCCAGTCGAGGATGATTGGATCGGTCAGGTCGCAGCTTGTTGACAGCGACCACGACGTGAAGATCATGAACGTAGCAGTTCTTGTCGAAAACCTGTTCTCAGATACTCCTAAACTCCACGGCTCTCGCTTTCCCTACCGCTGCACATGCCCGCCATTTACGAATCTCTCGGACTGAAATTCCTTTACCCTGATAACTGGGTGCTGGCTGAACGAGCGCCCGAAGATGGAATAGATGGCGTGACCTTCGATCTGCCAAAGGGTGGTTTCTTTAGTATCGATCGAACCCGACGACCGGACGCGTCCGAGAGTCCCAGCCTAAGTGAGGACGAGTTGATCGAGAAGATCGAAAAGGCAATTGCGGACGACTACGGCGAGGTAGAACGGCAAGAGGTGAGCACCGAACTTCTTGGTGAAAACACTCGCCAAGTGGAATTCAGCTTCTATTATCTGGATCTGATGATTCAATCGCGATTGGTGTTCGCGACGATCAACAACAATCGCTTTGCTATTCAGTTTCAAGCCGAGAGCCGCGATTTCGATGAAAACGAACTCGTGTTCGCAGCCATCATCAAGCAGTTACAAGAAGCTCAGGACTAGATTCGCAAGTCGGACAATTTACGGTCGTCCACGCGACGGTACTACACTAAGTCTTGTTTGCGTTTCTTGCGGCGTCCCTTAGTGCATTCACGGCATATACCTTGAATGATCATTCGGTGTCCCGTCACTCGGAACCCCATCTCGCTGGCGACCTTATCTCGCATTTCAACGAGCAGATCGCTTTGGAACTCGAACAACTGCTTACACTTGGTGCAATACAGGTGATCATGTTGAGGGTAACCATAATCAAGTTCGTAAACCGTCCGGCCATCAAGCTGAAAGCTCTTTAGCAGGCCCGCATCTACGAATTCTCGAAGCGTCCGATAGACAGTCGCCGAACTGACGTAGTTCTTTTCCCCGCGCCGGGGCAAGCGATCAATCAACTCGTCGGCGTCAAAATGCTCGTGCTCATCGAACACCGCATCGATCAAAAACTTGCGCTGACTTGTTTGCCGAAGCCCGCGTGTTTGAAGGTACTCCTCGAACCGCTCTTGGGGAGAGAGCGAAACATCGAGCGGTTGCAAAGATTCTGGCGACGTAGACACAAACAGCGATTTCTAACAGCGAGTCAAACAGGGATCCAAGACCTCGTCGCCTCCAAACGGCGACGTGGCCTTACCCCTAGCATACTGGAGGCCACCGCAGTTCCCAAACGAATCAGTACGGATCGGAATCAAGCGAGGCAAAGCTTCCATTAGACAGCCCGAAAGTTGGGGCCGTTCGCCTTGGATACTATCCAAGTTGGTCAAGCAAGCTATCCAGAGCGGCGTCTAATTTCTCGGTCGTTTCGTAGCTGCCATCGGCGATTTCACGCCGAATTTGGGCGACTTTATCAATGCGGATCTCGCCCCCACCTGCAATGGCCGAGCTTTGGTCGAGACGGTTCGATGCCGACAAATCGAGTTGGTCGGCTTGAGGAGCACGTGGCTTGGCAGCGGTTTGAGCCGCATTCTGTACGCGATTGGTCGGGCTTGCGGCGCCGGTGGCTTGAGTCGTGGAAACCCGGAAAGGTCCGTAAATTTGCATCGTGGAATTGCTCCCTTGTGGGACTGGAACGTTCAACCACTATCTTTGGGGCCCGATCCTAGGCATCCGAAAATATTGGCAGAATGTGAATAAGCGCTATGTGAGGTCGATCAGCCACCCGACAAATCATCCCGATTTGTAAGTTGGTATTAATCGTTTCCGCGTATGACCTCAGCGCCGCGATCCTTGTCCCAGGATGCAATCCATCAGCGAATAGAGACTTTCGTGCGCAAAGCGGGCGGAAACATTTGTTTCATCGTCCATCGCGTTGGCAAACCTAAGCTGTAATCGCAAAAACAGACTGTATTCTGGGAGGTTTGGTTCTGGGACTCTCGGATCTAGGCGGACATTATCAAAAGCGGGAAACTCTTGCCAATGGCAATGGTCCACCTACCTTGAGCAAATCTTGGCAAATTCTAGAGGATTTCTAATTGCCTCTTGCATGCAAAGCGTCGTGTTAGGTCTTCGTTTTGGCACGCCAACGATCCGCGATCACGGTATCAATGAGCAACTGACACACATGGTAAGCCAGCATCGGCACGACGCTAAAGCCGCAATCAATCGCGATTTCCAATCCCACCATCAGCGTTTTCTGACTGCCTGAGATTCCACAGGCGATCTGCTGACCACGACTGACACCGAGTATTCGCGAACTCCCTAAGGCGATCACTAACGCAAGCGTGTGAATCACGCTGGCAAGAAGCACAACGGCAATGAATCCGCCGATTGAAATTCCGCTGACGCGAGAACCCGCCGCAATCGCGCTTTGGGCTGACCCAAAGACGACCATCACCAACACACCAACTTGACCCAGCCAAGCGAGTTTCACCTTATGGCGATCCGCCCACGACGCCCAACCGGTTGCCCTCATGACCTGGGCTATCACTAGCGGAGCGACAATCAATCCGCCCAGTTTGCCAATTTGCGATCCTGGCGACGGCAGGCTGTCCGAAGCGTCCATGCCCGAAGACAAAACGCTTAATCCCACAGGAATCACCGCCACACAGGCCAAGTTCGTCACCACCGTCGTGAGCATCGCGATGGAATCATCTCCCCCGGCTTTGCGAGTCCATACGGAAGCCGACGCAAGCGTACAAGGCACTAATGATGCGATGAACAGGCCGCGAAAAAGGTCGACGGGCAACAGCCACATCGTCGGCAAAGTCAGCAGCGGCACCAACAACACGCTTGAGGTGATCGCCACCAATGCCGCCCGCGGCTTTCCTACGCTCTGACGAATCGAATCCGCTCGCAGGGTTACGCCCATCGCCCACATGACAGCAAAGACCACAAACTCCCGTAAATACGGGACATTGGCGACTTGATCAACCGGGCCGGCCAGTCCATAGCCGCCCATAAAACACGCAGCCAGCGTGATCAAGAACCAGTGTTTGCGAAGTTTTGCCCACATCGTGCATTTTGCTCGAAAGACCTATCGGTGAATTCCTGCCTGAATCTATGATCGGACCGACCTCATTGGGAACCCGTGCTAGCCATCAGACGCTAGCACCCCGTCAACAACCGGTCGCCGGAGAAATCCACGCATGCATGAACGAACGCAGCGAAGCCTAGCCCGGCTTGTGTTCGTTGCCTGCTGCGCACTTCCCACCCTTCTAACCCTGGCCTGTATCGCCGCGACGTGGACTCCGTGGTACGACCGGCGATGCCGCACCGCAATCGAAGCTCGATTGTCCAACGAAACGGGGTTACAGGTTGCGATCGAAGACTTCACGATCCTTTCACCCTACGCAACTCAACTTGACCGCGTCCGGCTGAGTGAACCTGAAACCGGTGCCGAAGTTGCCACTGTTGCCAGTGTTCATTGGTCAGAAGAAAACGGTCAAACCGTGATCGTGCTTCAACAGCCTGAACTGCAAGCCTCGACGCTACGTTGGTCTTGGCGACTGATTCACGATCGCTTTCTATGTCGACCCGAACGGCAAAAAACGGTCACTCGCTTTGCCGCCAATGACCTGACGATTCATTCAAAGCAAGAACCGATTACGCTGCGTGATGTGCAAGCGTGGATTGAGCCACAGAGCGACGTGAATTCTTCGGGTGACGCGATCGAGTCCATCCAGGCGACGATTGCATGCGTAACCGCAAGCGACCCATCCGCGACTCCGATCCGTGTTTCCATTCGTCGCGAACTCGCTGGCAAGATTCCTGAAACGCTTTGGTCGCTGCAAACCGGTGACACTGCCCTACCCTGCTCTTTTCTCGCCGAGTACTTTTCGTCTCAATGGAGCAATCTGGGTAATAACGCCACTTTCACCGGGACCTTGGCTGTTCGCTTGCAAGAAGGTCATTGGGCGGTGGATGCCAATGGAAGACTCGGTCAGTTGGCTCTCGATCGAATCTTTGAACGACAAACACATCGTCTATCCGGAACAGCAACCCTGCACTTGGATCGCTGCCGAATTGAGCCTGCACGCGAGTTGGTTGACATCTCGGGTGCGGTTGAAGCGGCCGACGGCGTGATTGGCCGTTCTCTACTTTACGCAGCCAAGAACCATTTGGATTTTGCCATCGCAATGCCTGAGGGTGACGAAGATATTCTGTACGATCGCTTAGCAATGCAGTTTAACCTGCACGGTCCGGACCTTCGCATTCATGGCATGTGTCGGCAAGAACTGGGCTTCGAACGAATGCCCGTCGATGTTGCGATGCGAATCAAAGACATGCCGCTAGCACTATCCTCACCGGACAAACTACCCGCCGTACGCCTGATGGCTTTGCTGGCACCATCGCATAGCGAACTGGTTCCGTTGGCCGATCAAAATCGCCATCTGCTACCGCTGATCATACCGCCGCGACACGCTTCACCGGCAACGATGCAAAACGCATCGCCGCCGAGAATCCGTTCTGCCCGTCGCTACGAAGGCAACGGCCCGCTGACCGGCCAGCCTCGCTAGTCGCCGATCACGCCGAGGGGCTTAGCTTTGCGATGGAGCCATGGGTGTAGAGCGTGACGATTGAAACAGGCCTACAAGCATGTCGATGACGATCACGATTAGCTGAGAAGCCACAAACACGCTGAGCCACCACATCACACCCGTAGTGAAACCGTAGCTGTGCAAACCGATACCAAGTTCATTGGTCCCGAACCAGGACCATGCGGTAACGATGTTGCCGACGATGGCTAGCCGGGCAAACCCTCGGCCTTTGACCATGCCGTCCCAACGAGCATGCAAGAGCAACGCGTTCCAAATCACAATCAACAGAGCGCCGTTTTCTTTGGGGTCCCATCCCCAAAATCGACCCCAACTATCATCAGCCCACAAGCCGCCCAAGACTGTTCCGATAAAGCTGAATAAGATTCCAAAGCAAGCCGCACCATAGCAACAGCGATAGATATCACGCAGCGACTTTTCGTCTTTTCCTATCCATCCCGAAATCAGATAACCAATTCCGAACGCACCCGCTACCAACGTCGCCACGTATCCCAGCGTGACGCTAATGACGTGCGTTGCTAACCAGAACTGAGTATCCAGTACCGCTTGCAGCACGGGCATCGTGTCCCCTTTGTTCAAGCCATAGGCGACCAACAGGGTCATCACACCTGAAGCGGCCGATAACAGATTACCGATTCCGTACTTAAAGATCCGCTCGATCACCATACCGAACAACACCGAAGCCCAACCGATAAACACAGCGGAAGAATACAGATTGATCACTGGGGCTCGGCCCGTGATCGTGATCCGGCACAAGATCGCAACCGTATGAATCATCAACGCCAACGCGAGCGTTCCCCACACTGCTTCTCGAAGCGCCGGTTTGTCATAGAACAGGTACAGCAACCCCATCACAAGAGCACACAGGTAAATCACCGTTGCCACACCGGTCGGCCAATTGTTTTGCATCCAACGTTCAAGTGACACTAGTCCCGGCTTGTATCCCGGGATCTCTCGCTCCTTTATCGCGGACAAGTGTTGGTCGACCGCTTCATTGAATGCAGCGTAATCCTTGCCAGCGTACGCCTTGATCATGTCGCCAAAGGATTCAACACCGATTGGCCCATTCGGCTCGGCGTCCAAGTCCGCCGACATGGCCAGTTCACTGTAGTGGCCGAAGAATGCCGGCGAGAATGTACTCCACGTGGGCTGGCCAACCGATGACGCGATCTCTTTTTCGGTCGGCACCACAATGGCAGGAGTTTCCATCCGAGCGAGCGAGTCCATGCGGCGTTCAAGTTCGCGGATCATCAGCATTTGACGCGTTTGTTCATCCGCATCAGGAATCACTTCTTTGATCTTCTCTAAAGGAATATCGTCAGGCACCGGCAATTGAAAGGATGCCGAAGCTACGTAGAACTGCTGCAATCGCCGATTGAGTTCAAGGACCTTTTTCTCCTTAAACGACAAGTCTCCCGATTCTTTCTCACGGGCGGCAGCGACGACTCGATCCATGTGAGACGACTTCGAGATGATCTCATCGAGCGAATACAACTTGCTCTTTCGTCGGTTCAGATCTAGTTCGCTGCGAACTTCCTCGGCATCAATTCGGAACATTCGCAACTCGCGTAGTTCTGGTTTATCGATCGCCGATTCCATCAACCACTGCATCGCTGACAAACTGCGCTTCGATTGTGAACGCGACTTGATTCCCAGCGGCGCTTCATCCAGCGGTACCGATTCTTTATTGCTCATCGATTTGAGTGTTTGACGAGCGTAGGCATCCAGGGGCATCACACGCCCACCAAACTGAACCGGAATTTTCCCTGCCGCATAGAAGTCAAAACTTTCCGTACGCGTCTCGGGCCGTCGAGCGGACATCACCGCCGACCACGGCACTAACATGTAGGTCGCGAGGGCGGAAAAACCAAGCACCGTTAAGACCACGGGCATACGGGATCGCTTGGGGACTTCGAACCCAGCTAGATCCGCTTGTTCCTTTTTCGTTTCGCGTTCACGCCGACGAACGAACCGAGTGAGTGTCCCTAAGAAGTGCACCAACATCCCTAACCCCGTGATGCTGCAGGCCACATAGGGAATCAACCACCCCGAGTTTTGAACCACCTGAATCCCGGTCTGCTCTTTTCCGTTGGGAAGAGTGTTGTAGTTGGACTGGTAAAATGTTTCGCCACGATAACGCAGTGGATTGTTCATCCACACGCGTTCGTTCAGATCGTCGCCTTCATCTTCATTGATGATCCGAATGTAGGAAGAAAAGTCCCGTGGAGTGCTCGTACCGCTATAGGTGACCTGCTTCACATCTTCAAGTTGAACCCAGTACGGCTTTACTTCCCGGTGGAAACGCAATCCGATCTCGTACATTTCGCCGTCAATTTCAAATTCGTCAAACAAGTCCTTGACCTGCTTGTCCGGCATTAACATCTCTTGCTCGGACAACAACTGACTGACCAAGTGAACGCCCAGCGAAGACTTGGAATCCTTATCGAGCAACTCGACGTAAGCAGAAACAAGGTTCGATTTGCTATCGGCACCGCCAAACTTATCGCGGCCCGTTGCCATTACCTTTAATCCATTACCCGCGGTCGCCAAGTTTTGGTCGTTCACATCGGCAAAGGTCGAGTTGTCGTAGTACTCTAAGACGCGGATATCGACCGGAAGCGAAGGGTCACTGATCAAAGTGTCGGGAACCTGATCGCCGGGCTGCTTGCTACCCACAGCCAAGTTGGCTGACTGCAATCGACTACCCGGCACAGCGGTGACGCGTTTTTCATCACCGACGGTTTGAATGAAGGTTAGCTCAATTTCGTTGAGGTTAACCAGCGTGTTGGTCGATTGCCCCTCGACCAAATTGAGCCGTTGTTCGAGTTGGCGGTCGCCGAACACGA from Rubripirellula amarantea encodes:
- a CDS encoding tetratricopeptide repeat protein, which encodes MKVSSLRAVLLLVSLIALSSCGCRAIRRFGESRQSIAARRLSGQGFQAMHDGKWDIAETLFSDALDVSKTDDRAHWGLAEAYWNRGEKELAVNQMEQAVRLSAGDPKFVGRLGEMYLNLGRMSDADQQSQIALRATRNSADAWRLRGDCLRAAGNEAEALAAYHRALALQPDFPQVQLQAAEIYGSQQRFDRLLATLDRLQDNVGVEKTPARADVLQGIAMRQLERPEEARRCLVRATKKDPQDPYSHLELATLEMQQGNLHEANLALSMAMTIDPEAAHANGWMDGFRAEQERIARDTQRLGQPIDQLR
- a CDS encoding Fur family transcriptional regulator, with the protein product MSTSPESLQPLDVSLSPQERFEEYLQTRGLRQTSQRKFLIDAVFDEHEHFDADELIDRLPRRGEKNYVSSATVYRTLREFVDAGLLKSFQLDGRTVYELDYGYPQHDHLYCTKCKQLFEFQSDLLVEMRDKVASEMGFRVTGHRMIIQGICRECTKGRRKKRKQDLV
- a CDS encoding flagellar biosynthesis anti-sigma factor FlgM produces the protein MQIYGPFRVSTTQATGAASPTNRVQNAAQTAAKPRAPQADQLDLSASNRLDQSSAIAGGGEIRIDKVAQIRREIADGSYETTEKLDAALDSLLDQLG
- a CDS encoding bile acid:sodium symporter, with the protein product MWAKLRKHWFLITLAACFMGGYGLAGPVDQVANVPYLREFVVFAVMWAMGVTLRADSIRQSVGKPRAALVAITSSVLLVPLLTLPTMWLLPVDLFRGLFIASLVPCTLASASVWTRKAGGDDSIAMLTTVVTNLACVAVIPVGLSVLSSGMDASDSLPSPGSQIGKLGGLIVAPLVIAQVMRATGWASWADRHKVKLAWLGQVGVLVMVVFGSAQSAIAAGSRVSGISIGGFIAVVLLASVIHTLALVIALGSSRILGVSRGQQIACGISGSQKTLMVGLEIAIDCGFSVVPMLAYHVCQLLIDTVIADRWRAKTKT
- a CDS encoding AsmA family protein translates to MHERTQRSLARLVFVACCALPTLLTLACIAATWTPWYDRRCRTAIEARLSNETGLQVAIEDFTILSPYATQLDRVRLSEPETGAEVATVASVHWSEENGQTVIVLQQPELQASTLRWSWRLIHDRFLCRPERQKTVTRFAANDLTIHSKQEPITLRDVQAWIEPQSDVNSSGDAIESIQATIACVTASDPSATPIRVSIRRELAGKIPETLWSLQTGDTALPCSFLAEYFSSQWSNLGNNATFTGTLAVRLQEGHWAVDANGRLGQLALDRIFERQTHRLSGTATLHLDRCRIEPARELVDISGAVEAADGVIGRSLLYAAKNHLDFAIAMPEGDEDILYDRLAMQFNLHGPDLRIHGMCRQELGFERMPVDVAMRIKDMPLALSSPDKLPAVRLMALLAPSHSELVPLADQNRHLLPLIIPPRHASPATMQNASPPRIRSARRYEGNGPLTGQPR
- the ccsA gene encoding cytochrome c biogenesis protein, whose amino-acid sequence is MATISKDIDSDILDYPDAGSRRTDVGVFWDALRLLGSLKLTVVLFACSLVIVLVGTLAQDEMNMLEVKQRYFLSWIAPMHVDDFFPKSFFPHEEPLSLVIPFPGGTLIGLMLMLNLVAAKATRFKVHSRGGKLISGIAFIALGIATAALIVWAGNSADGLQGEPGIGYQPLWALTLAGTALLGMSGFYGASKLTQPTLRNVAFVGSASLIAFVGYALLTDFRIGDPGLRIVWQLAKGLGAGLVLMVGCLLVFEKQGGNVLLHLGVGLLMLGQFVFGDRQLEQRLNLVEGQSTNTLVNLNEIELTFIQTVGDEKRVTAVPGSRLQSANLAVGSKQPGDQVPDTLISDPSLPVDIRVLEYYDNSTFADVNDQNLATAGNGLKVMATGRDKFGGADSKSNLVSAYVELLDKDSKSSLGVHLVSQLLSEQEMLMPDKQVKDLFDEFEIDGEMYEIGLRFHREVKPYWVQLEDVKQVTYSGTSTPRDFSSYIRIINEDEGDDLNERVWMNNPLRYRGETFYQSNYNTLPNGKEQTGIQVVQNSGWLIPYVACSITGLGMLVHFLGTLTRFVRRRERETKKEQADLAGFEVPKRSRMPVVLTVLGFSALATYMLVPWSAVMSARRPETRTESFDFYAAGKIPVQFGGRVMPLDAYARQTLKSMSNKESVPLDEAPLGIKSRSQSKRSLSAMQWLMESAIDKPELRELRMFRIDAEEVRSELDLNRRKSKLYSLDEIISKSSHMDRVVAAAREKESGDLSFKEKKVLELNRRLQQFYVASASFQLPVPDDIPLEKIKEVIPDADEQTRQMLMIRELERRMDSLARMETPAIVVPTEKEIASSVGQPTWSTFSPAFFGHYSELAMSADLDAEPNGPIGVESFGDMIKAYAGKDYAAFNEAVDQHLSAIKEREIPGYKPGLVSLERWMQNNWPTGVATVIYLCALVMGLLYLFYDKPALREAVWGTLALALMIHTVAILCRITITGRAPVINLYSSAVFIGWASVLFGMVIERIFKYGIGNLLSAASGVMTLLVAYGLNKGDTMPVLQAVLDTQFWLATHVISVTLGYVATLVAGAFGIGYLISGWIGKDEKSLRDIYRCCYGAACFGILFSFIGTVLGGLWADDSWGRFWGWDPKENGALLIVIWNALLLHARWDGMVKGRGFARLAIVGNIVTAWSWFGTNELGIGLHSYGFTTGVMWWLSVFVASQLIVIVIDMLVGLFQSSRSTPMAPSQS